In one window of Leptospira sp. GIMC2001 DNA:
- a CDS encoding DUF3332 family protein, with protein sequence MLITTKFKKAVTVLCIALASVFSFANCFGSFGIVKTVYNAHKGLKIGSGMLAKFIQTILMYFPFSILYAIGFLADVILFNLVEFWTNSNPVAMSEFDMDGKLVRNYQQGSDSVTLTYSEFGKKMNISISSAEKTEEFVVLKEKEGVLFKEVDGKLVEIDVNEKQIGSNTILKMVENGKLISTKVIKTEDLKAISDKYSI encoded by the coding sequence ATGCTTATTACAACAAAATTCAAAAAAGCCGTCACTGTGCTCTGCATTGCCTTAGCCAGTGTATTTTCTTTCGCTAATTGTTTTGGAAGTTTTGGTATCGTGAAAACGGTATACAACGCTCACAAAGGATTGAAGATCGGGAGCGGTATGCTCGCAAAATTCATTCAGACCATTTTGATGTACTTTCCGTTCAGTATCCTTTATGCAATTGGATTTCTTGCTGATGTGATTCTTTTCAATTTGGTAGAATTTTGGACCAATTCCAATCCTGTAGCTATGAGCGAATTTGATATGGATGGTAAATTGGTAAGAAATTATCAACAAGGTTCTGATTCTGTCACACTTACTTATTCCGAATTCGGAAAGAAGATGAATATTTCCATTTCATCTGCTGAGAAAACCGAAGAATTCGTTGTTCTAAAAGAAAAGGAAGGTGTTCTTTTTAAAGAAGTAGATGGCAAATTGGTAGAGATTGATGTGAACGAAAAACAAATTGGTTCAAACACAATTCTCAAAATGGTTGAGAACGGTAAACTGATCTCAACAAAAGTTATAAAAACTGAAGATTTGAAAGCGATATCTGATAAATATTCAATCTAA
- a CDS encoding MBOAT family O-acyltransferase, with amino-acid sequence MLFSNFEFFLFFAFVFFFYWYILPLIYRNPTSLLKGTHLFLLIVSYFFYMSWDWRFGGLILISTWIDFYAGSVIFNSSRLIQRKIALWVSVIVNLVFILGFFKYYNFLAESLNIMMQSYLGFPTSLPILDIILPVGVSFYTFQSLSYTIDIYRGVIPAERSFVKFALFVSFFPQLVAGPIVMAKTFLPQLEVEKSVNDIPFRKAIRYFLMGYFKKVILSDNVSPIVDLIYANPEAYSTGAIWLATILFAVQIYCDFSGYSDMAYSVALLLGFHLPENFRMPFISLSITEYWRRWHLTLSSWLRDYVYISMGGSKAGVIRHRFNLWFTMFVGGVWHGANWTFVIWGSIQGGLLLVEIFLKNFRERFIHFDYSAYRPYMNVFRLFFTMFITLTTASCFRAESLEKEIIILGKMFQYSEGILRPYMLKTGIPAIAAMIIGHWLGYLIFEKGKIFKIPPKLEFALYPIGVILFSLFTPDNEIPFIYFQF; translated from the coding sequence ATGCTTTTTTCTAATTTTGAGTTTTTTCTTTTTTTTGCATTTGTATTCTTCTTTTATTGGTATATTTTACCATTAATTTATCGAAATCCAACTTCACTTCTGAAAGGTACTCACCTTTTTTTACTAATCGTTAGCTATTTTTTTTATATGAGCTGGGATTGGAGATTTGGCGGATTAATTCTAATCTCTACGTGGATTGATTTTTACGCTGGATCTGTAATATTCAATTCGTCCAGATTGATTCAAAGAAAAATCGCACTTTGGGTCAGCGTAATAGTAAACTTGGTTTTCATTCTAGGCTTTTTCAAATACTACAATTTTCTAGCAGAATCATTGAATATAATGATGCAGAGTTATTTAGGATTCCCAACATCTCTGCCTATATTGGATATCATTCTTCCAGTCGGAGTTTCTTTTTATACATTCCAATCATTAAGCTATACGATTGATATTTATAGAGGAGTGATCCCAGCTGAAAGAAGTTTCGTAAAATTTGCTTTGTTCGTTTCATTCTTTCCACAGCTTGTAGCAGGTCCGATCGTCATGGCAAAAACTTTTTTACCTCAGCTAGAAGTAGAAAAGTCTGTAAATGATATTCCATTTCGAAAAGCAATTCGATATTTTTTGATGGGATATTTCAAGAAAGTTATTCTGTCAGATAATGTATCTCCAATTGTTGATTTAATTTATGCAAATCCCGAAGCCTATAGTACGGGAGCGATCTGGCTTGCCACGATACTTTTTGCGGTTCAAATTTATTGTGATTTTAGTGGATATTCAGATATGGCATATTCGGTTGCATTACTCTTAGGTTTCCACTTACCTGAAAATTTTAGAATGCCTTTCATTTCCTTGAGTATTACAGAGTATTGGAGGAGATGGCACCTAACCTTATCTAGTTGGCTAAGAGATTACGTTTATATAAGTATGGGTGGATCCAAAGCGGGAGTTATCAGGCATCGATTTAATTTATGGTTCACTATGTTCGTAGGAGGCGTGTGGCATGGCGCGAACTGGACATTTGTAATTTGGGGATCCATTCAAGGTGGACTATTATTAGTTGAAATATTCTTGAAAAATTTCCGCGAACGATTTATCCACTTTGACTATTCAGCATACAGACCCTATATGAATGTTTTTCGATTGTTCTTCACAATGTTTATCACGCTCACAACAGCTTCTTGTTTTCGGGCAGAGTCGCTGGAAAAGGAAATAATTATTTTAGGAAAAATGTTCCAATATTCGGAAGGGATACTTAGACCATATATGTTAAAAACGGGAATCCCAGCTATCGCAGCTATGATCATTGGACATTGGCTTGGATATTTGATTTTTGAAAAAGGGAAAATTTTTAAAATCCCGCCAAAGTTAGAATTTGCTCTCTATCCGATTGGAGTGATCCTATTTTCATTATTTACACCTGACAATGAAATTCCTTTTATATACTTTCAATTTTAA
- a CDS encoding PilZ domain-containing protein, with translation MKEDRKGTRISTKQFKDYKVRIDLDELTLEGMLGNISETGLCIMMRDDSLNDEVGTPITGAIINKVNGESLDFSGKIVWSKESQSNHIETEVYSGIEFDQSIVLTHALFIKSIEHQE, from the coding sequence ATGAAGGAAGATCGCAAAGGAACAAGAATATCAACCAAGCAATTCAAGGATTATAAAGTCCGAATTGACTTAGACGAATTGACTCTGGAAGGAATGCTTGGGAATATTTCCGAGACAGGACTCTGTATAATGATGCGAGACGATTCGCTGAATGATGAAGTGGGTACACCAATCACGGGAGCCATAATTAACAAAGTGAATGGTGAATCATTGGATTTTTCTGGCAAAATCGTTTGGTCCAAAGAATCTCAATCGAACCATATTGAAACCGAGGTCTATTCTGGAATAGAATTTGATCAATCTATTGTGTTAACGCATGCCCTCTTTATCAAAAGCATAGAACACCAAGAATAG
- a CDS encoding LA_1737 family protein has protein sequence MNLSNPFTKSLFLFAFLIYAVTSIDAVDFEDLEETRVKVYGSEKDKKYRLDGFFVEWENWPRDNPTHNHFHFLWFANTTDYPKYKKNQIFPFYYDIESKIDKRKSTNYLALAGSSVDKNGEEFKYFFPFYFQKKNEERGLDSLTFFPLFHTSSIIKNGLESYDLILPGYIYNSSEDKNKKNKQTLSISPFHISSKKIKSENEESTFWFPIVPIYYSSENSIDKHNNYFWLIDTNFDKYQQLINRFWIIPFYFYKQADYTYIVPFYFHNTTTETGQSTNSWFGIIPPIYRSYSPNHSKFYLLNFYTSELNLKSSKNSFTMFFPFWFRSTNAAGYSETFIPFLFYNETNSDSSSHTNLLVLYDHKNDKEGDLSRLWIAPFFFYEKENYKYIVPFYFHNTTTETGQSADSWFGIIPPIYRSYSPNHSKFYFLNFYTSELNLQSSKDSFTMFFPFWFRSTNAAGYSETFIPFLYYNETYTDSSSHTNLLVLYDQKNDKKGDLFSLWIAPFFFYEKENYNYIIPFYFHNTTFATDEQSNSWFGILPPIYRSYSEKHSLFYLLNFYTSEKNIETTKDNFTMFFPFLFRSSNAAGYSETFLPFLYYNETIPNSSSHTNVLIFYDQEFDENGDLSRLWLAPICFYAKDDYFYFIPFYFRKNKKEENDFALEASFLYYNYESSEDSSKLIGIYYESESVTSEDKYYRNHIFPFYYSWLNRSNIPGPVESTPESGFLFLPFIYKNTTEDNRSFTNVLGFINYSEDDQDRIQTINVLPIRFYKRDSYNIWFPFSFKIGEEASDSDEGLHFGTFFYNRWNKEYDKMWILNYYSNEDKVNSYDTTVLFPVYNSWKREKSEGKLVFPLYLDLNLFNEESKVFDNYNINILGIATQSTKGIFQSDIQLDIGKKSKYYYLDTDISWLYYAFRISNRISTKYIQDLFPTKEDSELAKEEMSVLQSSNPSPRLVQKKEFTREDSYNFFGLNVLFGVFGYEAADTKRHIRLLPLAWLTYDTIADDNIYAGPLPLPFVWYTSADIEYRIIFPIYGFQKSEEAERQSYGLFLFLQEAVLEDSRIETSIVWPLVNFHSSDSKKGSRIIPIYWQRTTFSENETSDSTIVPLGLTYINRTVRTNGDESNNLFSPFVFRSKEIEKNKVQNSIFSPFALFYYRSEAIAEQENIGFYSPIIFLNSSYKSDENTKSNWFLPVPFLYHSKDANLESSNWNWLLIANYSSTKNLNTYSIFPFVNLSFSNGIDDNKTLKRNWLFPFFYSKSEELRKDNTVVNSYDFYSPIYISHQENGTETNIYPLLGYYSEIKPNQKYWNWMFLLSQNEEGNTSSFSIFPFYSRTKSDYDRLGHSSSKQWLAPIFYNKVITNKDGNSLEESFYSILYANEKSYDGKTQSPISNYTLFPIVLLSYSSSQGMEKWDWLFFIRSKVSNLESSFDILPIFHKSTKTIGSNKENSKNWLFPLYYYDKETDLKNSENQSYSFYSLIYNSINVTNSTAPEKNSSVSFIPILPVYYHSEKGNSEYSNFLYFIQWETTKQQLSYLIFFPFYYKNDESFSGRDEKYYHFIPLYFSKKYQDDYEALICGLYVDKTKNSSYYNLLFLAEHESMHENSALTFNFLFRSIHVRSAKEAFELSILYGFSEIEILPESTSANLLWIAHEKREKSLYQNILPIYYYNDTEKESTFWLTPLLYYVNKDEKSKLEHAVAGLVYYNNEDLITKKSLSNILLGIVYYKTVKPKERGYIGRGSLWGALWEYNTEEETNYSKFSILKILYSRRVDEDGVTNRILFFEF, from the coding sequence ATGAATTTATCAAATCCATTTACTAAATCGTTATTTTTATTTGCTTTTCTGATATATGCTGTTACCTCTATTGATGCCGTAGATTTCGAGGATTTGGAAGAAACTAGAGTAAAAGTTTATGGAAGTGAAAAGGATAAAAAATACCGTTTAGATGGTTTTTTCGTTGAATGGGAAAATTGGCCACGTGACAACCCGACACATAATCATTTTCATTTCTTATGGTTTGCTAATACAACGGACTATCCAAAATACAAAAAAAATCAGATCTTTCCATTTTATTATGATATTGAAAGCAAAATTGACAAAAGAAAATCCACGAATTATCTAGCACTTGCTGGCTCATCCGTAGATAAAAATGGAGAAGAATTTAAATATTTTTTCCCATTTTATTTCCAGAAAAAGAATGAAGAAAGAGGACTCGATAGTCTCACATTTTTTCCACTTTTTCATACATCTTCTATCATTAAGAATGGCTTGGAATCTTATGATTTGATTCTACCTGGATACATCTATAATTCGAGCGAAGATAAGAATAAAAAGAACAAACAGACATTATCTATTTCTCCGTTCCATATATCTTCTAAGAAGATTAAATCAGAGAATGAAGAGTCAACATTTTGGTTCCCAATCGTTCCAATTTACTATTCTTCGGAAAATTCTATAGACAAGCACAACAATTATTTCTGGTTAATTGATACGAATTTTGACAAATACCAGCAATTGATAAATCGCTTTTGGATAATTCCATTTTATTTCTATAAGCAAGCGGACTATACATATATAGTTCCATTTTACTTTCACAACACAACTACAGAGACTGGACAGTCTACAAATTCATGGTTTGGAATAATTCCTCCAATTTATCGAAGCTATTCACCAAATCATAGTAAGTTCTATCTTTTGAATTTTTACACTTCCGAATTAAATCTGAAATCAAGTAAAAATAGTTTTACAATGTTTTTTCCATTTTGGTTTCGCTCGACGAACGCTGCTGGATATTCCGAAACATTTATTCCATTTCTATTCTATAACGAAACCAATTCTGATTCTTCCTCTCATACAAACTTACTTGTTTTGTATGATCATAAAAATGACAAAGAAGGTGACTTATCAAGACTATGGATAGCGCCATTCTTTTTTTATGAAAAGGAAAATTATAAATATATAGTTCCATTTTACTTTCACAACACAACTACAGAGACTGGACAATCCGCAGACTCATGGTTTGGAATTATTCCTCCAATATATCGAAGCTATTCTCCTAATCATAGTAAATTCTATTTTTTGAATTTTTACACATCTGAATTGAATCTGCAATCAAGCAAAGATAGTTTTACAATGTTTTTTCCATTTTGGTTTCGCTCGACGAACGCAGCTGGATATTCCGAAACATTTATTCCATTTCTATACTATAATGAAACCTATACCGATTCTTCCTCTCATACGAATTTGTTGGTATTGTATGATCAAAAAAATGATAAAAAAGGTGATTTATTCAGTCTATGGATAGCACCTTTCTTTTTTTATGAAAAGGAAAATTATAATTACATAATTCCATTTTATTTTCATAACACAACTTTTGCGACAGATGAGCAATCAAACTCATGGTTTGGAATACTTCCTCCTATTTATCGAAGCTATTCGGAAAAACATAGCCTATTCTATTTACTCAATTTTTATACTTCAGAAAAAAATATTGAGACAACAAAAGATAATTTTACTATGTTTTTCCCATTTTTATTTCGTTCTTCCAATGCAGCTGGCTATTCTGAAACGTTTCTACCATTTTTATATTATAACGAAACAATTCCGAATTCATCCTCGCATACAAATGTCTTGATATTCTATGATCAAGAATTTGATGAAAACGGAGATTTGTCTAGATTATGGCTTGCCCCGATTTGTTTTTATGCAAAGGATGATTATTTTTATTTTATTCCTTTCTACTTTAGAAAAAATAAAAAGGAAGAAAACGATTTTGCCTTAGAGGCATCATTTCTCTATTATAACTATGAATCAAGTGAAGACAGTAGTAAACTTATAGGAATTTATTATGAATCGGAATCTGTTACCTCTGAAGATAAATATTATCGTAATCATATTTTCCCATTTTACTATTCTTGGTTAAATCGTTCTAATATTCCAGGTCCAGTTGAATCAACTCCAGAGTCTGGATTTTTATTTCTACCCTTTATCTATAAAAACACTACAGAAGATAATCGCAGTTTTACCAATGTATTAGGATTCATCAATTATTCAGAAGATGATCAAGATAGAATCCAGACAATAAATGTTTTACCGATTCGATTTTATAAGAGAGACTCATACAATATTTGGTTTCCATTTAGTTTCAAGATTGGTGAAGAAGCTTCAGATTCTGACGAAGGGTTACATTTTGGAACATTCTTTTATAACCGTTGGAATAAAGAATACGATAAAATGTGGATTCTCAATTACTACTCTAATGAAGATAAAGTCAATTCATATGACACTACAGTTCTATTTCCAGTTTATAATAGCTGGAAACGCGAGAAGTCAGAAGGTAAATTGGTTTTTCCTTTATATTTAGATCTGAATTTGTTCAATGAAGAGAGCAAAGTATTTGATAATTACAATATTAATATATTAGGAATTGCTACCCAATCTACCAAGGGAATATTTCAATCTGATATCCAACTGGATATAGGTAAGAAATCTAAATACTATTATCTAGATACGGATATATCGTGGCTTTATTACGCATTTCGAATATCCAATCGAATCAGCACTAAATACATTCAAGATCTATTTCCAACAAAGGAAGATTCGGAATTAGCTAAAGAAGAAATGTCTGTATTACAGTCTTCGAATCCAAGTCCAAGACTGGTTCAAAAGAAGGAATTCACTCGCGAGGATTCATATAACTTTTTCGGTCTGAATGTTTTGTTTGGGGTTTTTGGATATGAAGCCGCAGATACAAAAAGGCATATTCGTTTATTACCTCTAGCTTGGCTTACTTATGATACAATAGCAGATGATAATATTTATGCGGGTCCGTTGCCACTACCCTTTGTTTGGTATACGTCTGCAGATATTGAGTACAGAATAATTTTCCCGATTTATGGATTTCAAAAGTCAGAAGAAGCTGAAAGGCAATCTTATGGATTGTTCCTTTTTCTGCAAGAAGCGGTTTTGGAAGATAGTCGAATTGAGACTTCGATTGTATGGCCGTTAGTAAACTTTCACTCATCCGATTCAAAAAAGGGTTCCAGAATTATTCCCATCTATTGGCAGAGAACTACTTTCTCAGAAAATGAAACTTCCGATTCGACAATCGTACCATTGGGACTGACCTATATTAACCGAACAGTTCGTACCAATGGGGATGAATCAAATAATTTGTTTTCTCCATTTGTTTTTAGAAGTAAAGAGATTGAAAAAAATAAAGTTCAAAATTCTATATTTTCTCCATTCGCTCTCTTTTACTATCGAAGCGAGGCAATAGCTGAACAAGAAAATATAGGATTTTATTCTCCAATCATATTTCTTAATTCATCATATAAATCTGATGAGAATACAAAATCCAATTGGTTTCTTCCAGTTCCTTTTCTATATCATTCGAAGGATGCAAATCTTGAGTCTAGCAATTGGAATTGGTTGTTGATCGCAAATTATTCTTCGACGAAAAATCTAAACACATATTCAATATTTCCATTTGTTAATTTGAGTTTTAGTAATGGGATTGATGATAATAAAACTCTAAAAAGAAATTGGTTGTTTCCATTTTTCTATTCAAAGTCTGAAGAACTTAGAAAAGATAATACAGTTGTAAATTCGTATGACTTTTATTCTCCAATCTATATTTCGCATCAGGAAAATGGAACGGAAACTAACATTTATCCATTGCTCGGTTACTATTCCGAAATAAAACCAAATCAGAAATACTGGAATTGGATGTTTCTTCTGTCCCAGAATGAAGAGGGAAATACTAGTTCATTTTCAATTTTTCCTTTTTATAGTAGAACGAAGAGTGACTATGATCGTTTGGGACATTCTTCTTCCAAACAATGGCTTGCTCCGATATTTTATAATAAAGTTATCACGAACAAAGATGGTAATTCATTGGAGGAAAGTTTTTATAGCATATTGTATGCAAATGAAAAAAGCTATGATGGTAAAACTCAATCGCCCATCTCAAATTATACTCTCTTTCCGATAGTTTTGTTATCTTACTCGAGTTCCCAAGGAATGGAAAAATGGGACTGGTTGTTTTTTATTAGATCAAAAGTTTCCAATTTAGAATCTTCGTTTGATATTCTTCCTATCTTTCATAAAAGTACAAAGACGATTGGTTCCAATAAAGAAAACTCAAAAAATTGGTTGTTTCCTCTATATTATTACGATAAAGAAACTGATTTAAAGAATTCAGAGAATCAATCTTATTCTTTCTATTCTTTGATATACAATTCCATAAATGTAACAAATTCAACCGCACCAGAGAAGAATTCTTCGGTTAGTTTTATACCAATTCTCCCAGTTTATTATCATTCCGAGAAGGGTAATTCTGAATATTCTAATTTTCTCTATTTCATACAATGGGAGACTACTAAGCAGCAATTATCCTATCTTATCTTTTTTCCATTCTATTACAAAAATGATGAATCTTTCTCGGGAAGAGATGAGAAATATTATCATTTTATTCCCTTGTATTTCTCTAAGAAATATCAAGATGATTACGAAGCTTTGATATGTGGGTTGTATGTAGATAAGACAAAAAATTCATCTTACTATAATTTATTATTTCTCGCGGAACATGAGAGCATGCATGAAAATTCGGCTCTGACTTTCAATTTTTTGTTTAGATCAATCCATGTTCGAAGTGCGAAAGAAGCATTTGAATTATCTATACTGTATGGATTTAGCGAAATTGAAATTCTCCCTGAATCAACATCTGCAAACCTCCTTTGGATAGCTCATGAAAAAAGGGAAAAGTCATTATATCAGAACATTCTTCCTATTTATTATTATAATGATACAGAGAAAGAATCAACTTTTTGGTTAACTCCTTTACTCTACTATGTCAATAAGGATGAGAAGTCGAAGCTAGAGCATGCGGTCGCTGGATTGGTTTATTATAATAATGAAGACCTGATTACCAAAAAATCTTTAAGTAATATTCTTTTGGGAATCGTATATTATAAAACTGTAAAGCCAAAAGAAAGAGGATACATTGGTAGAGGTAGTTTATGGGGAGCCTTATGGGAATACAATACTGAAGAAGAAACAAACTATTCCAAATTCTCCATTTTGAAGATTCTCTATTCCAGGCGAGTCGATGAAGATGGGGTTACAAATCGTATTTTGTTTTTCGAGTTTTGA
- a CDS encoding ABC transporter permease, giving the protein MSFQRALAYRLEYFVGLANAFLYIFIFTSVWTTVSTDSPEALGNWTGETLIAYAVLSTVIKVSMFRNDQMIPTKIKNGDIIFDLLKPYYYPLAYVFDGIGGSLFQIFARSGPLLLISIFIYDLDLSGFLDNLILFFAFFALGYILFLLVGFVLGAMGFFFTDVFGFYLLYFACTTLFSGSVVPIDLFPEILKQVTLATPFPYFFYYPVSILMGRIGIVEYNNLLMLYFLQISIWAGFCVISYSFGKKKLEILGG; this is encoded by the coding sequence ATGTCTTTCCAGCGTGCACTTGCCTATCGACTGGAATATTTTGTAGGTCTCGCAAATGCATTTTTGTATATTTTTATTTTTACTTCCGTATGGACAACAGTCTCAACAGATTCGCCTGAAGCCCTTGGCAATTGGACAGGTGAGACATTAATTGCATACGCAGTTTTATCAACAGTTATTAAGGTTTCAATGTTTCGAAATGATCAAATGATTCCCACCAAAATCAAAAATGGAGATATTATTTTCGATTTGTTGAAGCCGTATTACTATCCTTTAGCTTATGTATTCGATGGAATCGGTGGATCTTTATTTCAGATTTTTGCAAGATCTGGTCCATTACTGTTAATCTCGATTTTTATCTACGATTTGGATCTCTCAGGATTTCTAGATAATTTAATACTATTCTTTGCGTTTTTTGCTCTCGGTTATATTTTATTTCTTTTGGTTGGATTTGTTTTGGGTGCAATGGGTTTTTTCTTTACTGATGTTTTTGGATTTTATCTTTTGTATTTCGCATGCACAACATTGTTTTCAGGTTCTGTTGTCCCCATAGATTTGTTTCCAGAGATTCTAAAGCAGGTAACTCTCGCCACTCCATTTCCCTATTTCTTCTACTATCCAGTTTCGATCTTGATGGGAAGAATTGGAATAGTGGAATACAATAATTTACTAATGCTTTACTTTTTACAAATCTCTATTTGGGCTGGATTCTGCGTAATCAGCTACAGTTTTGGAAAGAAAAAACTGGAAATTCTGGGCGGTTAA
- a CDS encoding ABC transporter ATP-binding protein yields the protein MIEMNSVTKTFRVRERESGVAASIKSLFFPKYRSFQAVDNISLKISEGELVGYIGQNGAGKSTTIKLLTGILTPDSGSIKIAGLDPSRDRKKNAYQIGVIFGQRTQLWWDLPVEESFLLIKSIYKISNRDYKNNLDHFIEILGMDDILKTPARKLSLGQRMKADLAASLLHNPKVLFLDEPTIGLDLLVKEKVRQFIREINEKNKVTILLTTHDVGDLEALAKRIILVDRGSVRYDGDQDKFYSILNSENNSNNNEDHSQKDLSTVIKTLYSQESI from the coding sequence ATGATCGAAATGAATTCTGTGACAAAAACATTTCGCGTAAGAGAACGTGAGTCGGGAGTTGCCGCCTCCATAAAGTCCCTGTTCTTCCCGAAATACAGAAGCTTTCAGGCGGTTGATAATATCAGTTTAAAAATTTCCGAAGGCGAACTCGTTGGCTATATTGGCCAAAATGGGGCAGGAAAATCGACAACGATCAAGCTTCTTACAGGGATTCTTACTCCGGATTCGGGCTCAATTAAGATAGCTGGACTGGATCCGTCTCGTGATAGAAAGAAAAATGCATATCAAATAGGTGTGATATTTGGACAGAGAACTCAGCTTTGGTGGGATCTGCCAGTAGAAGAATCTTTTCTTCTTATAAAATCAATATATAAAATTTCTAATCGTGATTATAAGAATAATTTAGATCATTTTATTGAAATATTAGGAATGGATGATATTCTCAAAACTCCAGCACGTAAATTGTCATTGGGTCAGCGTATGAAAGCAGACTTGGCTGCGAGTCTATTGCACAATCCAAAAGTCTTATTCTTAGATGAGCCGACAATTGGACTTGACTTACTTGTGAAAGAAAAAGTGAGACAGTTTATCCGAGAAATCAATGAAAAAAATAAAGTCACAATTTTACTAACTACACATGATGTTGGGGATCTTGAGGCACTTGCTAAAAGAATCATATTGGTTGATCGAGGATCAGTGCGTTATGATGGAGACCAAGATAAATTTTATTCCATACTAAACTCAGAAAATAATTCTAATAATAATGAAGATCATTCCCAAAAGGATCTATCAACCGTGATTAAAACTCTTTATAGCCAGGAATCAATCTGA
- a CDS encoding class I SAM-dependent RNA methyltransferase, which produces MENTPLLATIESIAPDLTGQADVRGKNYSFRYAKPNDEISFRFHGRGKRKWIELIEHKINSDHSSVRCKYFTKCGGCSGQHIPYSEQFALQTSELKNLYLEHWDLEANLVPAKEIYRYRNRMDFSVFPHACGLREAGNFRKVIDIDSCEIQSEWADNEWKIIREYIQKTPELPLDRRSLSGCLKYVTLRYGINSSETMSIFTLDQDFRNSTIEKNLESWLIDNSTADHIIFCYNLRKSEVSATGSYRVIKGESFYREKLRNKTFQVPFDSFFQPNPVQFEPIIDAIDHWIIESKASNLLDLFCGGGFFSLLFGEHFSKIGGWEVNDHSVQIARELVSNKFPMNQIHFDTMDLFQKKSLAKFQQSFVDLGWKAEDSFLILDPPRNGAGSTVLDWIADSGIQKIAYVSCNPIRQWEELMTSLGKNYSPKSILITDPYPHTPHLESVLLLEKKAPIGRF; this is translated from the coding sequence ATGGAAAATACACCGCTTTTAGCTACGATTGAATCTATCGCACCAGACTTAACCGGACAAGCCGATGTTCGAGGCAAAAATTATTCATTTCGATATGCCAAACCAAATGATGAGATTAGCTTTCGATTCCACGGTCGTGGTAAACGAAAGTGGATTGAGTTGATTGAGCATAAAATAAATTCCGACCATAGCTCTGTTAGATGTAAGTATTTCACTAAATGTGGTGGATGCAGTGGACAACATATTCCTTATAGCGAACAATTTGCACTACAAACTTCCGAATTAAAAAATCTCTATCTTGAACATTGGGACTTAGAGGCAAACCTTGTTCCCGCAAAGGAAATTTATAGATATCGCAATAGAATGGACTTTTCGGTTTTTCCACATGCTTGCGGATTACGAGAAGCAGGAAATTTCCGCAAAGTGATAGATATTGATTCTTGCGAAATCCAATCGGAATGGGCCGACAATGAATGGAAAATTATTCGCGAATATATTCAGAAGACTCCTGAACTGCCGCTAGATAGAAGGTCACTTAGCGGCTGTCTCAAGTACGTCACACTTCGATACGGAATCAATTCATCCGAGACCATGTCCATATTTACTTTAGATCAAGATTTTAGAAACTCAACAATTGAGAAAAATCTTGAATCTTGGTTAATTGATAATTCAACTGCAGATCATATTATCTTCTGTTATAACTTAAGAAAATCAGAGGTCTCTGCGACGGGAAGTTACCGAGTTATAAAAGGAGAAAGTTTTTATCGCGAAAAGCTCCGGAACAAAACTTTTCAAGTTCCTTTTGATTCTTTTTTTCAGCCGAATCCCGTACAATTTGAACCGATCATAGATGCGATTGATCATTGGATTATCGAATCTAAGGCTAGCAATCTTTTGGATTTATTCTGTGGTGGAGGATTTTTCTCATTATTGTTTGGAGAGCATTTTAGCAAAATTGGTGGCTGGGAAGTCAATGACCATTCCGTACAAATTGCACGGGAATTGGTAAGCAATAAATTTCCTATGAATCAAATCCATTTTGATACTATGGACCTTTTCCAAAAAAAATCTCTCGCGAAATTTCAACAATCATTCGTTGATCTCGGATGGAAAGCGGAAGATAGTTTTCTCATTTTGGATCCGCCAAGAAATGGAGCTGGTAGCACAGTTCTCGATTGGATTGCAGATTCCGGAATTCAAAAGATTGCATATGTTTCTTGCAATCCAATTCGCCAATGGGAAGAACTCATGACAAGCCTTGGAAAAAATTATTCTCCAAAATCCATCTTGATTACTGATCCCTACCCTCATACTCCGCATCTTGAATCCGTACTTCTCTTGGAGAAAAAAGCCCCAATCGGACGATTTTAA